A stretch of the Malus domestica chromosome 08, GDT2T_hap1 genome encodes the following:
- the LOC108173896 gene encoding uncharacterized protein, whose protein sequence is MAFSSLSMKTLSASTIVVFTSLKVKLYLDIPELNGYKLVFSNNTEAVKILASSSKQVNEAQILQIARRVTVDELAFLDPELYKKQLRNHINKEAVRRPLFTGTEQSVVEEMFEPSREDVDQIPVKLLKKKSSPTGAKTDSSPAKKQ, encoded by the exons ATGGCTTTTTCTTCTTTGTCAATGAAGACGTTATCTGCATCAACAATTGTTGTTTTCACAAGTCTAAAAGTGAAGCTATACCTTG ACATCCCGGAActaaatgggtacaaattagt GTTTTCTAACAACACAGAAGCTGTAAAAATATTGGCATCGTCTTCGAAACAAGTGAATGAAGCTCAAATTTTGCAGATTGCCAGGAGAGTAACAGTTGATGAATTAGCTTTTTTGGATCCAGAGTTATATAAG AAACAACTGCGCAATCATATAAACAAAGAAGCAGTGAGGAGGCCTCTTTTTACTGGCACTGAACAAAG TGTTGTAGAAGAGATGTTTGAACCAAGCAGAGAAGATGTCGATCAAATTCCGGtcaaattgttgaaaaaaaaatcatctccaactggTGCGAAGACGGATTCCAGCCCTGCAAAAAAACAATAG